A stretch of the Vigna radiata var. radiata cultivar VC1973A chromosome 7, Vradiata_ver6, whole genome shotgun sequence genome encodes the following:
- the LOC106768024 gene encoding putative E3 ubiquitin-protein ligase RF298: MSPSVSCQEKGSRNKRKFRADPPLGEPNKIILAPQLECRSYEFSAEKFKITPSHGQATACDVCGASQDHSDRLKLGLGLYSPGTSEVGPSQSKEEPQTNEISDADWSDLTEAQLEELVLTNLDTIFKSSIKKVVACGYTEEVATKAVLRPGICYGCKDTVSNIVDNTLAFIRNGHEIDISRELYFEDLVQLGKYVLAELVCVLREVRPSFSIGDAMWRLLICDMNVSHACAMDCDPLCSLDSDNTANDVSSSQAESQSKPETEVPELSLLGPSKSIPAGSHPKKPVVTAFRGLSNMDSQIIGGTSKNEGASWESDCTTKTFSAAGTSQSALMEEKYGTARKVHSSSSRRDYILRHKTFHGEKGHRSCGSKGSSRGGKANGLGGLILDKKLKPVSESSTINFRGASLQISKAMEINMTQDNINANFLSNAGTPTPTAFNIDSSDGVSGLTDNSYAIHAANTTPAFCYPVSLSTTNTDLSLSLSSKIKPSTEPNGSNNAAPSSFMGMPYYQFPNQWMPHDGKNQMILKLVPRVRQLQNQLQEWTEWVNQKVMQATRRLSKEKAELQTLRQEKEEVERLKKEKQSLEENTLKKLSEMENALCKVSGQVERANATVQKLEMEKVALRKEMEAAKLRAIETAASCQEVSRREKKTQLKFRSWEKQKSLFQEELMIEKRKLAQLLQELEQARMQHEQVEGRWQQEERAKRELLQQASSIRKEIEQIEESGNSKENMIKLKAERNLQRHKDDIQKLEKEISQLRLKTDSSKIAALRMGIDGGYASKCLYMKNGTTPKESQASFISELVIEHPTRGGVTRERECVMCLSEEMSVVFLPCAHQVVCTTCNELHEKQGMQDCPSCRSLIQQRIAVRFPRT, translated from the exons ATGTCTCCTTCAGTTTCTTGCCAAGAGAAAGGAAGTAGGAACAAGAGGAAATTCAGGGCTGATCCACCTTTAGGGGAGCCAAATAAGATCATTCTTGCACCTCAACTCGAGTGCCGCAGCTATGAATTCTCTGCTGAGAAGTTTAAAATAACCCCTAGTCATGGGCAAGCCACTGCTTGTGACGTGTGTGGTGCCAGCCAAGATCATTCAGATAGACTGAAGCTCGGCCTTGGATTATACAGCCCTGGAACATCTGAGGTCGGGCCCAGTCAATCTAAGGAAGAACCTCAGACAAATGAAATTAGTGATGCAGATTGGAGCGATCTCACAGAAGCCCAGCTGGAAGAACTTGTGTTGACTAATTTGGACACCATTTTCAAGAGTTCCATAAAAAAAGTTGTAGCATGTGGCTACACTGAAGAAGTTGCGACGAAGGCCGTCTTAAGACCCGGCATCTGTTATGGATGTAAAGACACTGTGTCTAATATTGTTGATAATACTCTAGCATTTATTAGAAATGGCCACGAGATTGATATATCGCGAGAGCTCTATTTTGAAGATTTAGTACAGCTTGGGAAGTACGTCTTGGCTGAATTGGTTTGTGTTCTTAGAGAGGTTAGGCCATCCTTCAGTATTGGGGATGCAATGTGGCGTTTGTTAATCTGTGACATGAATGTGTCACATGCTTGTGCAATGGATTGTGACCCTTTATGTAGTTTAGATAGCGATAATACTGCTAATGACGTTTCATCTAGCCAAGCAGAATCACAATCAAAACCAGAAACTGAAGTCCCTGAATTGAGTCTTCTAGGTCCTAGTAAATCAATTCCTGCAGGTTCTCATCCAAAGAAACCCGTTGTGACTGCATTTCGTGGTTTGAGCAACATGGATTCTCAAATTATTGGTGGAACCTCAAAGAATGAGGGTGCCAGTTGGGAATCTGATTGCACTACTAAAACATTCAGCGCTGCTGGAACATCTCAGTCTGCTCTGATGGAAGAGAAGTATGGAACAGCTAGAAAGGTCCATTCTAGTAGCAGCAGGAGAGACTACATACTTCGACACAAGACATTTCATGGAGAAAAAGGTCATCGTTCTTGTGGGTCAAAAGGGTCTTCAAGAGGAGGGAAGGCGAATGGCTTAGGTGGTTTAATCTTGGATAAAAAACTTAAACCAGTGTCAGAATCATCTACCATAAATTTCAGGGGTGCATCATTGCAGATAAGTAAGGCAATGGAAATTAATATGACTCAAGACAATATTAATGCTAATTTCTTAAGTAATGCTGGAACTCCTACGCCCACTGCATTCAACATAGATTCTTCGGATGGTGTTTCTGGATTGACCGATAATTCATATGCAATTCATGCAGCAAATACCACACCCGCATTCTGTTATCCAGTTTCATTATCAACTACCAATACagatctttctctctctctgtctTCAAAAATCAAGCCTTCTACAGAACCCAATGGCAGCAATAATGCAGCACCTAGTAGTTTTATGGGAATGCCATACTACCAGTTCCCAAACCAGTGGATGCCTCATGATGGaaagaatcaaatgattttgaagtTGGTTCCAAGGGTTCGGCAGCTGCAAAATCAGCTTCAAGAATGGACAGAGTGGGTAAATCAGAAGGTTATGCAAGCTACTCGCCGACTGAGTAAAGAAAAGGCTGAACTTCAGACACTAAGGCAAGAGAAAGAGGAGGTTGAACGTCTTAAGAAAGAGAAGCAATCTCTAGAGGAAAATACCTTAAAGAAGCTTTCTGAGATGGAAAATGCCTTGTGTAAAGTTAGTGGGCAGGTAGAGCGAGCTAATGCCACTGTCCAGAAGCTTGAGATGGAGAAGGTTGCATTGAGGAAAGAGATGGAGGCTGCTAAGCTACGTGCTATAGAAACTGCTGCAAGCTGTCAAGAGGTATCAAGGAGAGAAAAGAAGACACAACTGAAGTTTCGGTCATGGGAAAAGCAGAAATCCTTGTTTCAAGAAGAGCTAATGATTGAAAAACGGAAATTAGCACAGTTGTTGCAGGAATTGGAACAAGCTCGAATGCAACATGAGCAAGTTGAG GGTAGATGGCAGCAGGAAGAAAGGGCAAAAAGAGAGCTTCTCCAACAGGCTAGTTCTATAAGAAAGGAAATAGAACAAATCGAGGAATCAGGAAATTCCAAGGAAAATATGATCAAATTAAAAGCAGAAAGGAATCTACAAAGACACAAAGATGACATCCAAAAACTCGAAAAGGAAATTTCCCAACTAAGACTGAAGACAGACTCTTCAAAAATTGCTGCACTGAGAATGGGCATTGATGGAGGCTATGCCAGCAAGTGTTTGTACATGAAAAATGGCACTACTCCGAAGGAATCTCAAGCTTCTTTTATCTCCGAACTAGTCATTGAGCACCCCACAAGAGGTGGCGTGACACGAGAACGGGAATGTGTGATGTGCCTTTCGGAGGAGATGTCAGTGGTGTTTCTCCCATGTGCTCATCAAGTTGTTTGCACAACTTGTAATGAACTCCATGAGAAGCAGGGTATGCAAGATTGTCCTTCGTGCAGGAGCCTCATTCAGCAGCGCATTGCTGTGCGCTTTCCTCGTACTTGA
- the LOC106765494 gene encoding probable protein phosphatase 2C 35 isoform X1, which translates to MGCVHGKCCCGEHTSSDDGSTDYRETGFVRSHRKNILAQRSLKRAPVPSHNFILEYTFFTQRGYYPDSPDKENQDSFCISTNLQGNPNVHFFGVYDGHGQLGSQCSNFVKERLVEKLVNDPAFLEDPVQAYNSAFLATNQELRSSNEIDDSMSGTTAITVLVIGDTLYVANVGDSRAVLAVKDGNRIVAEDLSSDQTPFRKDEYERVKLCGARVLSVDQVEGLKDPDIQSWGDEESRGGDPPRLWVPNGMYPGTAFTRSIGDSLAETIGVTALPEVKTFQLTPDHLFFVVASDGIFEFLTSQTVIDMAASYMDPRDACAAIAEKSYKLWLELENRTDDITIIIVQIKGFSNSGTFRVGSDDINVGAVLNSRTGTPEIPAAHESDVHRSVRTSFSELHSDQPEASVMGPVHSAECPRPIE; encoded by the exons ATGGGTTGTGTCCATGGCAAGTGTTGCTGTGGTGAGCATACTTCATCAGACGATGGTTCTACGGATTACCGAGAAACCGGCTTCGTTCGTAGCCACAGGAAAAACATACTCGCACAGAGATCACTGAAGCGTGCTCCTGTTCCTTCTCACAACTTCATTTTGGAATACACTTTTTTCACTCAGCGAGGGTACTACCCCGACTCACCTGATAAAGAAAACCAAGATAGTTTTTGCATTAGTACAAATCTCCAAGGTAACCCCAATGTTCATTTCTTTGGCGTCTATGATGGGCATGGTCAATTAGGTAGTCAGTGTTCAAATTTCGTTAAGGAGAGGCTGGTAGAGAAGTTGGTTAATGACCCTGCATTCTTGGAGGATCCTGTCCAAGCTTACAATTCTGCATTTTTGGCAACGAACCAAGAATTACGTAGTAGTAATGAGATTGATGATTCTATGAGTGGTACCACCGCGATAACGGTGCTTGTTATCGGTGACACCCTTTATGTTGCTAATGTTGGTGATTCGAGAGCGGTGCTGGCTGTTAAGGACGGGAACCGCATTGTCGCGGAGGACTTGTCCTCTGATCAGACGCCGTTTCGGAAAGATGAATATGAGAGAGTGAAGCTCTGTGGGGCAAGGGTTTTGAGTGTTGATCAGGTGGAAGGGCTCAAGGATCCAGATATCCAGAGTTGGGGTGATGAAGAGAGTCGGGGTGGTGATCCTCCCAGATTGTGGGTTCCTAATGGGATGTATCCTGGAACTGCTTTTACGAGGAGTATAGGGGATAGTTTAGCAGAGACAATTGGTGTCACTGCTCTTCCTGAGGTGAAAACTTTTCAGCTTACACCTGATCATCTTTTCTTTGTGGTGGCAAGTGATGGCATATTTGAATTCCTGACAAGTCAAACTGTTATTGATATG GCAGCAAGCTATATGGATCCTCGTGATGCATGTGCGGCTATTGcagaaaaatcatataaactaTGGTTGGAACTTGAGAACAGAACAGATGATATAACAATTATCATTGTTCAGATCAAAGGTTTCTCTAAT TCAGGTACATTTAGAGTTGGATCAGATGACATAAATGTTGGCGCTGTACTGAATTCCAGGACAGGAACTCCTGAGATACCCGCTGCACATGAATCTGATGTTCATCGTTCTGTCAGAACCAGTTTCTCAGAGTTGCACTCTGATCAGCCTGAGGCTTCAGTGATGGGCCCAGTTCACTCTGCAGAATGTCCAAGACCAATTGAATGA
- the LOC106765494 gene encoding probable protein phosphatase 2C 35 isoform X2, which yields MGCVHGKCCCGEHTSSDDGSTDYRETGFVRSHRKNILAQRSLKRAPVPSHNFILEYTFFTQRGYYPDSPDKENQDSFCISTNLQGNPNVHFFGVYDGHGQLGSQCSNFVKERLVEKLVNDPAFLEDPVQAYNSAFLATNQELRSSNEIDDSMSGTTAITVLVIGDTLYVANVGDSRAVLAVKDGNRIVAEDLSSDQTPFRKDEYERVKLCGARVLSVDQVEGLKDPDIQSWGDEESRGGDPPRLWVPNGMYPGTAFTRSIGDSLAETIGVTALPEVKTFQLTPDHLFFVVASDGIFEFLTSQTVIDMSGTFRVGSDDINVGAVLNSRTGTPEIPAAHESDVHRSVRTSFSELHSDQPEASVMGPVHSAECPRPIE from the exons ATGGGTTGTGTCCATGGCAAGTGTTGCTGTGGTGAGCATACTTCATCAGACGATGGTTCTACGGATTACCGAGAAACCGGCTTCGTTCGTAGCCACAGGAAAAACATACTCGCACAGAGATCACTGAAGCGTGCTCCTGTTCCTTCTCACAACTTCATTTTGGAATACACTTTTTTCACTCAGCGAGGGTACTACCCCGACTCACCTGATAAAGAAAACCAAGATAGTTTTTGCATTAGTACAAATCTCCAAGGTAACCCCAATGTTCATTTCTTTGGCGTCTATGATGGGCATGGTCAATTAGGTAGTCAGTGTTCAAATTTCGTTAAGGAGAGGCTGGTAGAGAAGTTGGTTAATGACCCTGCATTCTTGGAGGATCCTGTCCAAGCTTACAATTCTGCATTTTTGGCAACGAACCAAGAATTACGTAGTAGTAATGAGATTGATGATTCTATGAGTGGTACCACCGCGATAACGGTGCTTGTTATCGGTGACACCCTTTATGTTGCTAATGTTGGTGATTCGAGAGCGGTGCTGGCTGTTAAGGACGGGAACCGCATTGTCGCGGAGGACTTGTCCTCTGATCAGACGCCGTTTCGGAAAGATGAATATGAGAGAGTGAAGCTCTGTGGGGCAAGGGTTTTGAGTGTTGATCAGGTGGAAGGGCTCAAGGATCCAGATATCCAGAGTTGGGGTGATGAAGAGAGTCGGGGTGGTGATCCTCCCAGATTGTGGGTTCCTAATGGGATGTATCCTGGAACTGCTTTTACGAGGAGTATAGGGGATAGTTTAGCAGAGACAATTGGTGTCACTGCTCTTCCTGAGGTGAAAACTTTTCAGCTTACACCTGATCATCTTTTCTTTGTGGTGGCAAGTGATGGCATATTTGAATTCCTGACAAGTCAAACTGTTATTGATATG TCAGGTACATTTAGAGTTGGATCAGATGACATAAATGTTGGCGCTGTACTGAATTCCAGGACAGGAACTCCTGAGATACCCGCTGCACATGAATCTGATGTTCATCGTTCTGTCAGAACCAGTTTCTCAGAGTTGCACTCTGATCAGCCTGAGGCTTCAGTGATGGGCCCAGTTCACTCTGCAGAATGTCCAAGACCAATTGAATGA
- the LOC106765494 gene encoding probable protein phosphatase 2C 35 isoform X3 has translation MGCVHGKCCCGEHTSSDDGSTDYRETGFVRSHRKNILAQRSLKRAPVPSHNFILEYTFFTQRGYYPDSPDKENQDSFCISTNLQGNPNVHFFGVYDGHGQLGSQCSNFVKERLVEKLVNDPAFLEDPVQAYNSAFLATNQELRSSNEIDDSMSGTTAITVLVIGDTLYVANVGDSRAVLAVKDGNRIVAEDLSSDQTPFRKDEYERVKLCGARVLSVDQVEGLKDPDIQSWGDEESRGGDPPRLWVPNGMYPGTAFTRSIGDSLAETIGVTALPEVKTFQLTPDHLFFVVASDGIFEFLTSQTVIDMAASYMDPRDACAAIAEKSYKLWLELENRTDDITIIIVQIKGFSNVHLELDQMT, from the exons ATGGGTTGTGTCCATGGCAAGTGTTGCTGTGGTGAGCATACTTCATCAGACGATGGTTCTACGGATTACCGAGAAACCGGCTTCGTTCGTAGCCACAGGAAAAACATACTCGCACAGAGATCACTGAAGCGTGCTCCTGTTCCTTCTCACAACTTCATTTTGGAATACACTTTTTTCACTCAGCGAGGGTACTACCCCGACTCACCTGATAAAGAAAACCAAGATAGTTTTTGCATTAGTACAAATCTCCAAGGTAACCCCAATGTTCATTTCTTTGGCGTCTATGATGGGCATGGTCAATTAGGTAGTCAGTGTTCAAATTTCGTTAAGGAGAGGCTGGTAGAGAAGTTGGTTAATGACCCTGCATTCTTGGAGGATCCTGTCCAAGCTTACAATTCTGCATTTTTGGCAACGAACCAAGAATTACGTAGTAGTAATGAGATTGATGATTCTATGAGTGGTACCACCGCGATAACGGTGCTTGTTATCGGTGACACCCTTTATGTTGCTAATGTTGGTGATTCGAGAGCGGTGCTGGCTGTTAAGGACGGGAACCGCATTGTCGCGGAGGACTTGTCCTCTGATCAGACGCCGTTTCGGAAAGATGAATATGAGAGAGTGAAGCTCTGTGGGGCAAGGGTTTTGAGTGTTGATCAGGTGGAAGGGCTCAAGGATCCAGATATCCAGAGTTGGGGTGATGAAGAGAGTCGGGGTGGTGATCCTCCCAGATTGTGGGTTCCTAATGGGATGTATCCTGGAACTGCTTTTACGAGGAGTATAGGGGATAGTTTAGCAGAGACAATTGGTGTCACTGCTCTTCCTGAGGTGAAAACTTTTCAGCTTACACCTGATCATCTTTTCTTTGTGGTGGCAAGTGATGGCATATTTGAATTCCTGACAAGTCAAACTGTTATTGATATG GCAGCAAGCTATATGGATCCTCGTGATGCATGTGCGGCTATTGcagaaaaatcatataaactaTGGTTGGAACTTGAGAACAGAACAGATGATATAACAATTATCATTGTTCAGATCAAAGGTTTCTCTAAT GTACATTTAGAGTTGGATCAGATGACATAA
- the LOC106767222 gene encoding S-adenosylmethionine decarboxylase proenzyme 4-like — protein sequence MAVSGFEGFEKRLELHFFGDDPAIFPLGLRKLEFESLEQVLEAVQCTVVSAVGNSYFDAYVLSESSLFVYPTKIIIKTCGTTQLLKSILPLIQYAHHLGLTLSSCRYTRGSFIFPKSQPFPHTSFKDEVTYLQDTIPSNLCFRKASIMPSKSSSHSWHVFTANDSTHALPHLPYDHDNELLFTMEICMTELDPILARKFFRPPEDGKSGDSAGKEMTELTGINEINPDALICDFAFDPCGYSMNGMDGDWYSTIHVTPEDGFSYASFECVGSVNDMAHVLRKVVKIFRPGTMSISTTCNGFGNDMWTQMASAVEPLGMKCRSFAMDQFPDGGTVVFQTFSGRRKSV from the coding sequence ATGGCCGTCTCGGGTTTCGAAGGCTTCGAGAAAAGATTGGAGCTTCATTTCTTCGGCGATGATCCGGCCATCTTCCCACTTGGGCTAAGGAAGCTTGAGTTTGAATCACTGGAACAGGTCCTCGAAGCTGTCCAATGCACTGTCGTTTCAGCAGTAGGAAACTCCTACTTCGATGCCTACGTGCTGTCAGAATCAAGCCTCTTTGTTTACCCGACCaagatcatcatcaaaacatgTGGCACAACCCAGCTTCTGAAATCCATTCTTCCCTTGATCCAATACGCTCACCACTTAGGCCTCACCCTCTCCTCTTGCCGCTACACCAGAGGAAGCTTCATCTTCCCCAAGTCACAACCTTTCCCTCACACCAGCTTCAAGGACGAGGTTACCTACTTGCAAGACACAATCCCTTCAAACCTCTGCTTCAGAAAAGCCTCCATCATGCCCTCCAAATCTTCTTCACACTCTTGGCACGTCTTCACCGCCAACGATAGCACACACGCTCTCCCCCACCTGCCCTATGATCATGACAACGAGTTACTATTCACCATGGAGATCTGTATGACCGAGCTGGACCCTATCCTCGCACGAAAGTTTTTCCGGCCACCGGAGGACGGAAAATCCGGCGACTCTGCCGGGAAGGAGATGACGGAGCTCACCGGGATAAACGAAATCAACCCGGACGCGCTTATCTGCGACTTCGCGTTCGACCCGTGTGGGTATTCCATGAATGGCATGGACGGGGATTGGTACTCCACCATCCACGTCACTCCGGAGGACGGTTTCAGCTACGCCAGCTTCGAGTGTGTCGGGTCCGTCAACGACATGGCACACGTGTTGAGGAAGGTGGTGAAGATTTTCCGTCCCGGGACGATGTCCATATCGACGACGTGCAATGGCTTCGGCAACGACATGTGGACGCAGATGGCGAGTGCGGTGGAGCCTCTGGGCATGAAATGTCGGAGCTTTGCAATGGACCAGTTCCCCGACGGCGGCACCGTGGTTTTTCAAACGTTCAGCGGGCGCCGGAAAAGTGTCTAA